The following nucleotide sequence is from Ignavibacteriales bacterium.
GTGCCAAGGGATTTTTGGATGAAGAATCTGGCGAGCTTCTTAACTCAAACTAATCGCTATCAGTGGTTGAAGGTCTGTGTCTCATGTCGGTCAAGTTACCTTGAAGATACCATACCAACCCACCTTCAAATCATTGAGGTTGAGCACAAGGGATTTGAGGGTGTGGAGTTTGAGGCTTGCTTTGAGTTTTTGACATTCTATGGGATTGAACCGCCCTCCTCACCTCTTCTACAGCCTGAATATTCAAATCCCCTGTTCCTGAAGCTGGTCTGCGAGGCTCTCCGAGACACTGGGCAAACTAAAATCCCTTCAGGTATCCAAGGATTTGGTGCGATGTCAAGATTTCTTTTTGAAGCCAAGAACACTAAATTGGCCACTGTGCTCGACTATAACAAACGGGAGAATCGAGTTGCCAGTGCTATGGAATTGCTAATAGGTGAAATGGCAAATAAGAATAGTGCATGGCTTGAATGGAGCGCTGCAAAGAAACTTACTGAGGACAAATGGCCATCGAACGAGTGGTCCAAGTCATTTTTCAATCATCTCCTTAGAGAAAACCTAATAAAGGAGGATCGCGTCTATGATTCTGATAGCAATGCAGTTGTGCCTGCAATCTCGGTGGCTTTCGAGCGCTTGGGCGATCATATCCTCGCGTCTAAGTACCTAGCGACCATTCCGGACGTAGATAAACTTAAAGGCGCATTCGGAAACGATGGAGAACTTCATTGCCTCGTTTCAGACTCTTCTGCAATTCATCGATATAGTAATTTACTCGAAGCATTAGCGATTCAGATTCCCGAAAAATATCATATTGAAATTGATAGGCTAATGCCAGTCTCGGATGAGAGTCAGACGTTGATAATAGGTTCCGTTGAGTGGCGCGACCCTAAATCGATAACTGAAGAAGCGCAGTCGCTTTTTCGGTCGTTAATAATGGATGGTGATAGAAGGCAGCTTCATCAGGTATTCGAAGCCCTGTTATCAATCACTGCAATAGAAGATCACCCACTGAATGCTTTTTGGCTGCATGATACGCTGGCTTCGATCCAACTGAATAAACGTGATGGAAAGCTGGTTCCCTTTCTGCATTTTGCTTATGGCAAACAAAAGAGTGTTGACCGACTGATTCGTTGGGGCCTAAGAACTGATCTAAGTAGCTTGTCTAAAACGACAGTGGAGCTATGGCTTACTACCCTTTGTTGGTTCACTGCGTCGTCGGATAGACGAGTAAGGGATTATACGACAAAAGCTATGGTTCGAATTGGAGAAGTAGCGCCTGAGGTATGGTCCAAGGTCATCAACCGTTTTTCGTGTATTGATGATGAATATGTAGTCGAACGTTGCCTTGCTGCAGCATACGGTACTTTACTTCGAGCCAATGATCGCGATGCCTCTGAAAATATCGCGACGGTTGTTTTTGATAAATTCTTTCGTAATGGGTTGAAGTATGTTAACAGCGTAATCATCGATTATGCGAGGTTGATCATTGAGTACGCTAAGTATATTGGCGTCGGGAAGAGTATAGACTTCACAAAATGCATCCCACCTTACGCTGGTAATCAAATAATTGAATGGCCTGACGAAAAGTTTGTTGAAGGCTACAAGGATACGTATTGGGAATTACCCAAACTTTACCATAGTTGCATGGGGGATGATTTCCAGCATTACACTGTCCCAAGTGTAATCGGAATATACAATCGTGATGGAGTCACGGTCCTCAATGCATGTCGCTGGATATTTAAGAATGTACTGGATATGGGTTATGGTCCAGATTTAGAAATTTCAGAGTTCGATAAGTACTTGCTTCGTAAGTATGGTGGCGGAAGATCGCGTCCAGAGTGGGCAGAAAGAGTTGGGAAAAAGTACCAGTGGATTTCACTCTATCGCCTAGCTGCTAGACTAGCGATCACTTTCCCCGAGAGAGTGGATACTATGAATGCCACCTCAAAAGCAAAACCTCTCTTGACTCAAGATGAGAGGAATATTGATCCCTCGTTTGTTGACAAAGATAGCAATGCTTCTTTAAAACCCCGCGCATGGTGGTCACCAGTAGAATATCACCACCCTGATCCGAGGCTCTTGGGTGACAAGGAGTGGATCAAAGAAGCTGACTTTCCTGATGACATACGAATGTTGGTTCCTAATAATGATTTTCTAGTTTTATACTGCAACTTCTCGTGGCAGAGGAGGGACTTGGAATCAAGAGACGGTTATCCGATGAGGAATATGTGGATGCACCTCAGGTCTCTTCTTATCAGAAATGAGGATATTAAGAAAGCATGGAAATGGATTCAGGGTCAGAATTTTATGGGCGATTGGATGCCAAAGGGATTTGAGCTTCATTACGGTTTCTTTGGAGAATATCCATGGGCACCACCCTTTAGATTTATCTACGAAGAGCCTGTTTGGCAGGATTCGAGAAAGGGTATTCCATGTAATCTTGTACCGACATCGAATGAATTGAATATTCATTTCTCTTTTGACGCATATCAAACCGAGGCATTCAATCTAACCGTGCCCTCACATCTTTTCTTTTCAGATTTACAGCTTCGGTGGAATGCAAGGGATGGATATGTTGATAAGAAAGGACAGAAAGTTTTTTTTGATCCTAGCATTTATGAAGGTGGTCCATCGGCATTAGTAGTGAACAGGAATTTTCTTTTTGACTTTCTGAAAAGACATGATCTCTCTCTACTCTGGACATTACTAAGCGAAAAATCGATAATACCAGGTCATATGAATCACGGACCTGGTTATACTGAATACAGCTGCGCCTATTTATTAATGCAAGACGGCAGTATTAGTTTAGGTAAACCATTCCTACAGACAGTAATCCATTAACCAGCTCAGAAGCTCAAGTGAAAACTAGTTCAATATTGGGCCAGTCCGATTGTGGAAAAGGTATGTTTGAAGATCCTCTTCAGAGAAGCGGAGCCCTCTGCCAACGTGGTAGAAGGGTATTTGTCTCGTCTCAACGAGGCGATACAGGCTTGCCCGTGAGATGCGAAGAAAAGCAGCTGCTTCAGGGGTGTCAGGAGCTTGGGTAGGTTGTGAGTTGTCTGTTGTTGAGCGTCTTTCATAAGGCAATCTATTTCTTGATCTTACTTTTATCATAGTCGATCGATGGCTTTGACGGAAGAGTAAATTATTCCCATGTGAGTTGATTAAGAATGAAAAGAAGGGGTCATCAGATCCCTTCTTTTCTGTCCCTTCATACCTCTACCAGTGTTGCCCACCCGTTGCCCGCGAGATGACGAAGGATTTAAATTTCCTAATGTTTTTGATAACTACTGAGTCAATAGTTTTGCGTGACCTCTTTTCTATTTAGTGCTAAGTGTAGCGATTATTTAATTTTTTTATCTTGCGGTTCGAGTCCCACCCCCGGAGCCATCGAAAAGAGCTACACATAGCTCTTTTTTATTATCCACTTTTTGAGTGTTGCCCACCGAGTGCCCAAAAAGTTTTTCCGAGGACTTTGTGATGGGTTCGAGAACCGCGACCGCATCACGCAGAGTTGATGGTGTAAGGTGTGCGTACCGCATCGTAGTATGTATATCTGAATGTCCAAGGAGTTCTTGAATAGCCCTCATTGAAACTCCTTTCATGGCAAGATGAGACGCGAATGTGTGCCTCAAAGTGTGCCAACCTATTTTTCTCATTCCTGCTCGTCGACACCAATTATGAATAGCATATTGCGGCGTTTTATGATCCATAGGACCCGCTGTCCGTCGCCGAAATACATAACCTTCACTTGGACCCAAAGCAAATAACGATTGACATACACTCGGTGTAAGTGGAATATGCCGCACACGGTTGTTTTTTGGCGAGCTCACTATCTTGCGGAAAGCAGCTCGTCGTACTGTGAGCAATCGTTGCTCAAAGTTTATATCACCCCACTGGAGACCCACAAGTTCACCGAGTCTCAAACCTGTCCTCAGAGCAACAAGTACCATGGTGTGCCAAAACGGATCCTTTATGCGATTCAGAAACATCTCACTTTCACCGAGGCTGAAGAAGTCAAATTTTTGAGGAGGAACAGTTAGAGGCTTGATATTTGGGCGATGTTGAATACCTATCCAATCTTCAGCACAGCGTAGCGATGTTCTAAGTACGATTAAATGGTTATTGATCGTCTTAGGTGAGAGACCAGTCTTGAGTTTTTCCGCTTTGTATCTTTCCACCTGCAAAGTTGTAATTTCATCAATTTTTTCACGACCAAAGAATGGAATAAGATGAGCATTTAACATTACACGTTTAGATTTCTGCTCTGAAGCTTTATTGTTAGTTTGAACATAGGTGGTATACCATTGTTCTGAAAACTCCTTGAATGTTGGAAGGTGTTGTTCTTTCTTTGTCACCATTATAGATTCCCCACGGGATAATCTCTGACGTAAAGTAAGTTCGAATGCTCTCGCACCCACTTGAGAGTTTTCGGGGCTTTTTTTTCGATAACGGATGCCTTCAACCCTGAAGTCAACCCACCAGGCATTCCGAATTTTGCGTGTACTCATAAGACATAAAATTATCTTCGGACTGATTCAACACGGCTACTTGCAAGGTATGCCTTAATATCTTCATCGGCAAACCGGAGACCACGACCAACTCTATGGAATGGTACAACTCGACTATCGACCAAACGATAAAGGCTTGCCTTTGAGATGCGCAGCAGAACAGCAGCTTCTTTTGGCGTGAGAAGAGTTGGAATTGAAGATGCAGCGATGTGTGAATCAGTCATAATTATAAGTTGTTAAAGAGCAACACTGGGCAATAGCTTGATGCTATTCGCAGGCAAAGCTATTTTACTCCATCTAAGATTTGTGTAAAGGGTGAGAGCAATGATATGCATAAGACTTAAATTAATTCAAGCTTATAAGTAACCAGAAGACCTGATAAGACTGGATTTTTTCACTACTCCGTCAACAATATTTCCACAGCCTTTTTCCACAACCTTTTTGGGCTAAGCTTAAATATTTTTTGTGAAATGAAGACTCATTGCACACGGGAGTATTTGTCGGAATAAGCAAATTGTCCTGTCTTTTAAGGATGGTCGCGAGAAACTATCTTGATATTATGGAATACAAACAATACAAAAAGATCCCAAACAAACTAAGAATGTGTCGTATTGCCTCTGGGCTAAAGCCAGAAATTGTAGCCGAGATATTGGGCTTTAAGCACAGTTCAAAAATCTCCTCTTGGGAGACTGGCACATCTATACCCACGCTCGTCAATGCCTTCAAACTTGCTGGTTTGTATAAGGTGTACGTGGAAGAACTCTTTTTTGATCTCATGCATGAAACCAGGAAAGAGATCACAGCGAAAGCTAATGAGGTATATTCTAGGCGGGGAATCTAAGGCAACTGATAATCCAAATGATTAGAGGTGTCAAGACATTTTAAGCATTTTATCTTGACGAGAAGAGGAAAAAGTAAATCCATGTCAGTGCACAAAGTCGATCTAATTCTTATTTGTATTTATACCGCCGGCGTTAAATAAATATAATTATTTAATAACGCCGTTACCGGCGGCGGGTTAACCAACAAACCATGAACTTACGATCCAAAGAAAAAAGTATCGCACAAGAAATTGCATCCAGTCTGAATGACCCTGAGAGTCTTTCATTGTACGAATTGTACGCCCGGAAGTACTCCGAACCCCTTCTTCGAAAAATCCTCGATGAGGTGCTTCGTGTTCCTGCTGAGCGAATTAAAAAAAGTCGAGGAGCATTATTTACTTATTTATTGAAAAAGTATGCCCACAGCAAGCAATACAACGATCGGGATTAACCTCGGTTCACGCTACGTTGGTACAGCAGTAATCATTGGTACCGAACTCAGAGAGTGGAGGCTTAGGGTAATTCGAGGGAAAACTTATATCGAAAAATTCCAACGCCTCACGTCAATCTTGTCACGCTTGGTTGACTCATATTCGCCGACATCGGTAACCCTAAAAAAATTCCATTCATCTAGAAGCTCTCCGATGTTGGATCGACTTCAACTTGAAGCAAAGGCATATCTGCAGGAGAATGGAATTACGGTTCATGAGTATACACTCGACCAAATCAAGGCATGGCTCCTTCCTGGAAAACGGGTGAGCAAAGCTAAGTTGGCAGAATTTATAGTCGCACAGTATCCGATCCTTTTTGAAGAGTGGGGACGAGAAAAATTGTTGAGACGACCTTACCACATGGTTGTCTTCGAATCTGTTGCCTTGGCAAATGCGTCTATCGACCAAATTGATAATCGAGAAGACACGGTTCATCCCTAATTTCCTGGAAAGTCATATTCTTGATTCTAAAAAAAAATATCTGTAATTTTACTCACTTTCAATTGGAACAACTATAACAATTTGAGGTTACTATGTCATTTATAGGTCCGAATGAATTATTTTTACTTGTAATTCTTGGTATCATTATCTATTTCATCGTTAAGGCAGCCAAAGGACGTCCCGTCAACTTTTCACATTGGCACCAACTCATTGATAATCTGCAACTGTCATCTCAGCACTTTTACACATCAGTTACGTTAAACATTAATGAACGTAAATTGCCGGATACCAAAATCTCGCGAGTTGACCATCACGAAGGCGGGGTGCTTTCAGCCAAGCGTGAATACTTGAGGGTGACCCGCAAAGAACATATTTTTGATATCTGTGCGGCCCCTTTTGCCAAAGGATTTTTTATCTCGTGGTGGTTAGGTGAGGATATCGGATCATTTCTGAACATTGTTATACGAATTCCGTTTCTAGGTCCCGCCTTGATCCGAATTTTCCGACCAGACACGTACTACCGGATTGATACCGCACTCATGTTTCAAGAATCCGTACATGCTTCAGTTCTTGAAATACTTGAGCAATCAACAAAGACTCAAGGCCTTCGCTCACTTAGTGAACTGGAACGGAAACCGATTCTCCGCGATCTGTTTAAACGGTAGAGTGGTGATTCGTGGATTCTGTAGCTGAACAATTGACCGAACAGTTCTACTTATGGGAACACCGCGGTCGAGGATGGCAGGTGTGGGACGCTCCTTGCGAGATCGAACCACCATTTGAACCGTTTCGGCTATATTCTCCCCGAGTTCGTCAGATCGATGACGGACGCAAACATACTTTACTAAGCGGTCTCATCGAACGCGTCCGCGACGGCTTCAATTCTACTACTCGTGAACAAGAGGCACCAAGTGAACAGTATGAGGATTCATTCATTACCCCCGAACCGTTTTTCGATGACTCTGAAATATTTGAAATAAGTATTGCTCTTCCTCCAGATGAAAAGGTAACAGCGGACCAAACAGAACAGTTTTTAGTGGCACTCTCGTTGTGTCGATCACCGATTAGCTTCGAGATTCTCGGAACAAGAGAAAAGATTATATATCAATTTACATGCCGGCAAGGAGACCAACCCACTATTGAAGGGGCTTTGAGAGGATATTTTCCTGGTGCTGTGCTTGAAAGTCACCAAGCAAAATTTTTCGATCAGGTAGACGCAAACTACTCACTGGTGGTCGATTTCGGTCTATCCGAAGAGTTCATGCGCCCACTTAGGACTTCCATCTCTCTTGACCATGATATTCTTATAAGCCTTGTAGCGGCTTTAGAAACCCTCCAAGAAGGCGAAGTCGGTATGTTACAGGTGTTATTCCATTCAACCCGTTTTCCATGGACTGAGAGTATTTTACGGTCAGTTTCCGATGGCCGTGGTGGTTGCTTTTTCGCCGATGCACCGGACATGCTTCAACTCGCACGAGAAAAAACCAAGCATCCTCTCTTCGCAGCTGTCATCAGAGTAGTTGGAATTAGTAATGAGCGTGAACGTTTATGGAACATAACCCGGGGACTTGCTAGTGGATTATTACAGCTATCAGATCCGCTCAGTAATGAACTCATTCCACTCACAAATGAATTTTATGATCCAGAAGTACACATTGTAGATGTTGTAAAGCGTATAAGTCATCGGAGTGGGATGCTCTTGAATAGTCGAGAGCTAGCGGCCATTGTTCATCCACCATCGGGTTCGATCCGTTCTACAAAACTCCTCCGGTACTTCACAAATACCCGACCTGTTCCCTCGACTGCTCAAGGCCATAGCCATGTGCTCGGTGAAAACCTCCACAAAGGAAAGACTGCCAAGGTTTCACTTGAAACACGACAACGTCTTAATCATATGCACATTATTGGTGCTACTGGAACTGGGAAATCTACTTTGCTTCACAATCTTATCGTCCAAGACATCGAGCAGGGTTATGGACTAGCTGTAATAGATCCACATGGTGATTTGATTGAACGGGTAATTGCTTGCGTACCGGGAAGGAGATTCAAAGATGTTGTACTCTTTGATCCTTCCGATGCCGAGAATCCCATTGGCATAAATATTCTTTCGGCCAAAGGAGAAGCGGAAAAAAACGTTGCCGCTTCCGATCTCGTCGCAGCTTTCAAGAGAATGTCGACGAGTTGGGGCGATCAAATGACTGTTGTACTTGGAAATGCGATTCAAGCTTTTCTTGAAAGCAATCGCGGTGGCACACTATTAGATTTACGGAAGTTCCTTCTTGAGGACGATTTTCGAAAAGAGTTTCTCAGAATTGTCACTGATGAGGAGATACGTTACTTCTGGGAAAAACAACACCATATTCTCAGGGGTAATACATTAGGTTCCATCCTAACAAGGTTGGATACTTTCCTGCGTCCAAAAATCATTCGGAAAGTAGTCGCTCCGAAAGTCGAACTCCATTTTGACGAAATTCTTGATTGCCAGAAAATACTCCTCGTGAAGCTCGCCCAGGGATTGATGGGCGAAGAAAATTCCACACTCCTAGGAACTTTGGTTGTCTCAAAGCTCCATCAGGGAGCTATGGCAAGGCAGTCACAAAAAGCTAGTGATAGAACACCGTTCTTTTTGTACATCGACGAATTCCAGAACTTTATCACTCCTTCTCTCGCCGGAGTATTAAGTGGTACCCGCAAATATGGTGTCGGGCTCATTCTCGCTCACCAGGAATTGCGTCAAATATTCAATCAAGATACCGGTGTGGCTAACTCCGTCATCTCTAACCCAGGAACAAGGATCTGTTTTCGGTTAGGAGATTTCGATGCACAGAAGCTGCAAGAAGGTTTTGCTCACTTTACATCACAAGACCTTCAAAACTTGGGGCTTGGTGAAGCAATCACCCGAGTCGATAAATCAGACTATGATTTTAACTTAAAAATCTTTCCACCACGAACCGTAAATCCTGAGACTGGAAAATCAAGACGTAAGAGAATTATTGAACAATCTCACGAAGGATATAAGCGTGCTACGTCCAAAGAAGATCAAGAGATTGAGACAGAAACAATTGAAACTCCAATTGTAGAGCAAGTTCCTTTACAAGCGCGTGTTGAAAGAAGAGAGATTAAAAAAGTAACAAAACCAATTGAACAAGAAACACAATCGGAACCCGTACAACCTATCATTACCCCTGAGCCCGTTGAGGATAAGACACAATCTCAGCACAGGTATTTACAAGCTCTCATAAAACGAATGGCTGAAGATCGAGGATTCCATGCGATCATTGAAGAGCCTACCCCAAACGGATTGGGTAGGATCGATGTTGGACTTGAACAAAATGGCAAAAAAATAGCCTGTGAAGTTTCGGTCACGACAGATGATCAACAGGAATTTCACAATATCGAGAAATGTCTCTCGGCTGGTTACGACAAAATCATTGTTTGCGCTCCTGACCGAAAAAAATTGGACAAGATCAAAACCTACACCACAAAGAAACTAAGTAGTGGCGATCAGGAGAAGATATTGTTCTTTGAGCCAGAAGCCCTTTTCGTTTATCTTGAGGGGCAGGTTGCACAACAGGCTATTAAAGAAGAGCGCGTGAAAGGGTATAGAGTGAAGGTGGAATATCAATCGATGAGTGAATCTGAACGAAGTAAAAAGCGCGAATCGGTAGCACAGGTTGTTTTACAGTCGATACAACGTCTAAAAGGAAAACAGTGAATACGCGTTTTGTACAAAAGATAATCGAATTCTGTTAGAAAGATTTTACCTACTTTAAAACAATGGAAGTCTTGGTCATTACCGAGTAAGCTTACTACTGTCGGTACAATAGTTGGTATTGTTTCCTTGATCTTTACACTTCTTCCGCTACTTCATGTAGGAAACGACAATCCAAACAGATTTAACCCTTCGTCTCTCCGATCGGCATCTCAAGAGGAGGTTCGATCTATCGCCATTCTCGATTTGAACAATGAAAAATTAGAGATTGATGAACCATACTCTTATGGTATCACTAGAGATCTCATAGCAGATATTACTAAGACCAGACCAGTTCAGATAGTTACTATTGCGCAACCATAAAAGCACACTCGCTCATTAGTGGGTGATGCCCAATAGTGATTTAATCCAGTGTATAGGTGATTCCTTCGATTAAAGGAAGTACTTGAAGTTGAGATGTTGAGTATGCTGACGTATTTTGTATTTCACGTTCTGTAACGGTTTGACTAAAATGAATAGGAATTAGTTGTCTAATATTCGCGTCTTGGGCGATAGAAATAGCTCGGGATATCGTTGCATGATAGTCGGAAAGAACATTTCTATCGACAAGCCATGATTCGTGGAGGAGACATTTTGTCCCATATGCGAAACTTGCAGCTTGGTCAGTGATGCCTGTATCTGTCATATAGCAAACTTGGTCAGCCAATCTAATTGCGAGCGATCCACCTTTGTGAGGTTGTTTAAGAAAAGAAATCTTGATGTCATCAACCACAATAGAATATGAATCATATTCTAGTAACTCAATGTCAAGATCAAATTTCTTGAGCGGGGTACCAAATATCGGAGGTTGGGTAATGAGATCACACGCATAACCCAATCCATAATCTAATATTTTATTGCTGGGACCTACGAGACGAATTTTTCGTTCTCCTTTCTTAAATAAACCAGTTAAGTAAGTCAATCCCATGATATGATCAAGATGGTAGTGCGAAAACAGTATGTTAAGAGTTTGTGATTTCAGCAGTTGCTTGACCTGCGGTGATCTGAATCTGGAGATTCCAGTTCCGCAGTCTAGTAGAAAATCTTTGTCATTAATTTGAACCAAGATACACATGGTTTGTCTGTCATCGATTGGCATCCAACCACGTGATCCGAGAAGTGTTATTTTCGTAGCCATATTGTCGTTTGAATTATTAATAGTATTTTGAATTATTGCACTATGATTCCTACTGCAAAAGACGTTTTAACAAAATAAAGGATCTCGTACCTATTGCTATGACCAAGGCACCCATTATCCATGCAATCACATTCGATGGAAGGGGGCTTGAAAGGTCAAGTATAATCCAAGCAATGAGAATGAGTAGAAGCATACTTGTTGACCCGAGTCCCAAAAGTATTGAAAACCTAATTGCTTTCACACTTTTTTTGATATTCTCATTATGAGAAACGAAACGTGAGCGAAAAGTGTATAATGGTAGACTGATTCTGTGTACCTCACGAACACGTTGAAGAGTTAGTAGAGCCCAGCAAGTTTTTTGCACATCTGAATAAAAGCTGCCATCGTTTCGTCTGCCACCTTGACGGAAAATCTTAAAATATGTATCTCTGAGCAAGGATGATGTTGCTAGTTTTTCTTCTTCCCCCAAAGCGATCAACGCTGCGCAATATGGAACGAATGACCAACTGTCAATTTTTGCAGTACCGACATATGATTCGAGCGTTCTAATTATCTTCTGAACTCTTTCCTCAATAGACGTTCTTTGTGAATTGCCTAGCGATCGACAACCCATAACAATTTCACCTAGGAAGTATGGAGAAAATATGGCAGGGTTCTCGATTGAAACTACGAACTCGCTGAATGGGGTAGAGAGTTCATCTCGTTCATTATGCATGCCAATTGCATCAAGCAAACGAATAATTCTTGCATAGTGATGAGCGGTCTCGTGGTCGATTGCACTCAAGTTAGCGGATGCTTCTTTGAAGAGTCTCCGAGCTTCTTTTTCGTAGAATTCGTCAAAAAGGCCGGATTTATGTACTGCGTAAAGAGATATACCCCTAATCCAATATCGAGGGAATTGACCCCAACCAGACTCAAAGCATGATCTAATCCACTGAACTGATTGTCGACATCTCTCATTGATCATTTCGGTGGAACAATCAGCAAGGGAGATATTTGACCACGATTGGAGAACCATAATTGCCATAGAGGTAGATGTTAAATTGCGTTCCCCCCAAAAACCTTCAGTATTTCGGTGTTGCAGAAGCCATTCCAATCCCGAAATAATGGTATCTTTGTGCTCGACATTTGCTAAAGTAACAACTTCATAATTCTCTAGTTCTGTTTGAAGTACCTGAGATAATTTGGAAAAATCTGATAATCCTTTCATTCCCGTGTTCTTAAGTAGCATTATATAATTCCTTCTCCAAGAGGTCAAGTGTCTGCGATATTGAGAGTTCAGATGTATCAATCATCAGTCTTTTTACTCCGTGAATTTTTTCTGTAAGTCTTGGAGCCAAAAACCTAGGTGGAATTCCATGCTGTCCGAATTTGGCAAATGCCTCATTTATATTGTGGACATAATCTTTGTCAAACGGATTAAAATGCCGGCTGCTTGATTTTCTGCGTCTTTCAAGTCGTTGTAAAATCAAATTACTGGAACATGTGAGAATAATGAGATACGTTGGAGTAATCCAAACGGGCTCAAGGTTGTTAACAATTCGTGCAAAGAGCTCTTGTTCTCTTTCGTTACAGTACCCCATCTTCAATAGAACATCTACATAAATTGACGTATCAAGAAATCCGTATCGATCAGTCACTACACCATTGGAGTATTTTGATATTAAATCGTGTTGTCTCTTTCGCTCAACAATGTAGTGAATAAAACTAAGAATAGCAGATTTGGAAAAGGGATTAGATTTTGTCTTTGGGAGTAATGAAAATCCTAACTTGATTGACAAGGCTTTGGCAACCGTGGATTTCCCAACCCCATGACATCCCATTATAGATACTAGATGGATTTGTTTGGATTGGCCTGTTTTCATTTGACTCTCGCTAATTCATATGGCAATAGGATATCTAAATAAAGTTTAAGTGTTCCGGTTTAATGTCTAAGGTAGTAAGAAGTTTGTTGAGTTGGTCATACTTACACAAAAAAGGGCAATCTCCATTTCCAACCATACGAATGGTGGCGTTTAGGAGTCGGTTTCTTCTTTGAAACCAATCGTTCTCTAAAATGCTGCCAGTACAATACTTCTTTTTGTATCGCTGATGTGGACAAAGATATGTATTACCATCAGCGCCGACCATGATGACGAAATGTGGTGCAAAACAATTTGAGTTTCGCTGTTCTCTATTCATCAGTTTGTTGTATTTGTCGATGCTTGCTATCACCCGCATAGAACCATTTGAGTAAGACGAACATATCTCAATATTTTCTGCCAAAGATTTTTTGTGAGCGACCTTATCTTCTCGGCTAGGATTTTGAGGCGGTCGAAATTGACAATAGTCAATACCGAGCTCACCTCCAAGGTGGACGAATGCTTCCATTTCAGAAAGATTGTGTTGGGTCGTTAACATTGATATACCTAATGTTGTTGTCGAACGATAAATCTTTTTTCTTTCGACTAGTATCCGGATATTATTTAAAATCTTATCAAATATTCCCACTGGTGTTCCATGCATTAGTCTGTATATTGAAGGAGTTGCTGAGTCGATGCTTATTCTAATCCATTGACAATTCCGTAACAAAACAGATGAGATTTGAGGTTCCAAGTGATATCCATTTGTGATAATTGCAGTTTCCATATTTAGTGATCGCGAAAATTCAATCGCTCTAAGTGTAAAAGGATTCTCTAGTGGTTCCCCACCTCCAGTAAATAATACTCCCCGAATTCCAACGTTTGATAGATTTGTTAATGCCTTCTTGATATTACTCCATTTTGCGAA
It contains:
- a CDS encoding site-specific integrase, whose translation is MSTRKIRNAWWVDFRVEGIRYRKKSPENSQVGARAFELTLRQRLSRGESIMVTKKEQHLPTFKEFSEQWYTTYVQTNNKASEQKSKRVMLNAHLIPFFGREKIDEITTLQVERYKAEKLKTGLSPKTINNHLIVLRTSLRCAEDWIGIQHRPNIKPLTVPPQKFDFFSLGESEMFLNRIKDPFWHTMVLVALRTGLRLGELVGLQWGDINFEQRLLTVRRAAFRKIVSSPKNNRVRHIPLTPSVCQSLFALGPSEGYVFRRRTAGPMDHKTPQYAIHNWCRRAGMRKIGWHTLRHTFASHLAMKGVSMRAIQELLGHSDIHTTMRYAHLTPSTLRDAVAVLEPITKSSEKLFGHSVGNTQKVDNKKELCVALFDGSGGGTRTAR
- a CDS encoding helix-turn-helix domain-containing protein, producing the protein MTDSHIAASSIPTLLTPKEAAVLLRISKASLYRLVDSRVVPFHRVGRGLRFADEDIKAYLASSRVESVRR
- a CDS encoding ATP-binding protein, which produces MNIDLTEIRTIDGDRRTGFEEFVCQIARQTPSIPAEAVFERFRGQGGDGGVECVFQFPNGDEWGWQSKYFFSLDKSQLDRSVETMLKIHPRLKRYFIAIPFDLTGPTGRKGKSDSEKFGEYKVEWQGKAKALGREIEFNLVDRSTLISELTRIDVSGGRSRFWFELEKFGLDWVKKHIEDAIATVGPRYTPQLSIKTIIAEVFEAFGRTTIWRENLHSKVQQIEKKIEAWEDCLHRGDWNGAQDFPERARESGESLLKKLQEIKAIIVESQNYGLNEGQISGLSSMISEAHKETHRCRSITKEEIEAKHGKGKADSVGFKQFMAEYEGSFPTRHYDTAREILTLLQELTEWLDGAMPRLPLFPSFLLTGPAGIGKTHTICDVALDRLQRGLASIVLLGEQFANEEPWTQINKLLGLSGSLSRDQLLDILSALGESTGYPTIIFIDAINETVPRDFWMKNLASFLTQTNRYQWLKVCVSCRSSYLEDTIPTHLQIIEVEHKGFEGVEFEACFEFLTFYGIEPPSSPLLQPEYSNPLFLKLVCEALRDTGQTKIPSGIQGFGAMSRFLFEAKNTKLATVLDYNKRENRVASAMELLIGEMANKNSAWLEWSAAKKLTEDKWPSNEWSKSFFNHLLRENLIKEDRVYDSDSNAVVPAISVAFERLGDHILASKYLATIPDVDKLKGAFGNDGELHCLVSDSSAIHRYSNLLEALAIQIPEKYHIEIDRLMPVSDESQTLIIGSVEWRDPKSITEEAQSLFRSLIMDGDRRQLHQVFEALLSITAIEDHPLNAFWLHDTLASIQLNKRDGKLVPFLHFAYGKQKSVDRLIRWGLRTDLSSLSKTTVELWLTTLCWFTASSDRRVRDYTTKAMVRIGEVAPEVWSKVINRFSCIDDEYVVERCLAAAYGTLLRANDRDASENIATVVFDKFFRNGLKYVNSVIIDYARLIIEYAKYIGVGKSIDFTKCIPPYAGNQIIEWPDEKFVEGYKDTYWELPKLYHSCMGDDFQHYTVPSVIGIYNRDGVTVLNACRWIFKNVLDMGYGPDLEISEFDKYLLRKYGGGRSRPEWAERVGKKYQWISLYRLAARLAITFPERVDTMNATSKAKPLLTQDERNIDPSFVDKDSNASLKPRAWWSPVEYHHPDPRLLGDKEWIKEADFPDDIRMLVPNNDFLVLYCNFSWQRRDLESRDGYPMRNMWMHLRSLLIRNEDIKKAWKWIQGQNFMGDWMPKGFELHYGFFGEYPWAPPFRFIYEEPVWQDSRKGIPCNLVPTSNELNIHFSFDAYQTEAFNLTVPSHLFFSDLQLRWNARDGYVDKKGQKVFFDPSIYEGGPSALVVNRNFLFDFLKRHDLSLLWTLLSEKSIIPGHMNHGPGYTEYSCAYLLMQDGSISLGKPFLQTVIH
- a CDS encoding helix-turn-helix domain-containing protein, which produces MIKVRSRNRLPYERRSTTDNSQPTQAPDTPEAAAFLRISRASLYRLVETRQIPFYHVGRGLRFSEEDLQTYLFHNRTGPILN